The Streptomyces sp. NBC_00162 genome window below encodes:
- a CDS encoding arginase family protein — MAIIEAPSVLGLRPSGVQDLPAALLDAGLLDHPGALHTGRVEAPAYDPRRDPDTGILNPAGIARYSVRLADAVGAVLDDGRFPVVLGGDCTILLGNLLALRRRGRYGLLFLDGHTDFYQPSAEPAGEAASMELALATGRGPRLLTDLEGRGPLLRDEDVVAFGFRDSAESCEAGMQPLPPRLHAIDLDAVRAVGAATAAGGAIGRLTQGESAGYWVHLDVDVLDDAVMPAVDYRLPGGLTWSELESVLCTALADRRAVGLDVTIFNPRLDPGGTIGARLTACLRRGLSARTDGTS, encoded by the coding sequence ATGGCGATCATCGAAGCACCGTCCGTACTGGGGCTGCGCCCGTCCGGGGTCCAGGACCTGCCGGCGGCTCTGCTCGACGCCGGTCTGCTGGACCATCCCGGGGCGCTGCACACGGGCAGGGTCGAGGCACCGGCGTACGACCCCCGGCGGGACCCTGACACCGGGATCCTCAACCCCGCCGGCATCGCGCGGTACTCCGTCCGGCTGGCCGACGCGGTCGGCGCCGTTCTCGACGACGGCCGCTTTCCCGTGGTCCTCGGCGGAGACTGCACCATCCTGCTCGGCAACCTCCTCGCCCTGCGCCGCCGCGGCCGCTACGGCCTGCTGTTCCTCGACGGCCACACCGACTTCTACCAGCCCTCGGCAGAGCCGGCCGGCGAGGCGGCCTCGATGGAACTCGCCCTGGCCACGGGCCGCGGACCCCGGCTGCTCACCGACCTCGAAGGCCGCGGGCCCCTGCTCCGCGACGAGGACGTCGTCGCCTTCGGCTTCCGCGACTCCGCCGAGTCCTGCGAGGCCGGGATGCAACCGCTGCCGCCACGCCTCCACGCGATCGACTTGGACGCTGTGCGCGCGGTCGGCGCCGCCACCGCCGCGGGTGGGGCGATCGGCCGGCTCACGCAGGGCGAAAGCGCCGGCTACTGGGTCCATCTCGACGTCGACGTCCTGGACGACGCGGTCATGCCCGCCGTCGACTACCGCCTTCCCGGAGGGCTGACCTGGTCGGAGCTGGAGAGCGTGCTGTGCACGGCACTGGCCGACCGACGGGCCGTCGGCCTCGACGTCACGATTTTCAACCCCCGCCTCGACCCCGGCGGGACCATCGGGGCGCGCCTCACCGCATGCCTGCGCCGAGGGCTGTCGGCACGGACCGACGGCACGAGCTGA
- a CDS encoding tetratricopeptide repeat protein: MTEPNDSNHTDHTDDINHADEGLRDGLEEAQAEVERCRQAGDRPGLARALIILSSHLQSAGRHEEAIAAAREGVGIYRELGNDPGLAWGLENLAARHANAGQFDEAVQVATEAVTIRRRLGDRAALAHALIFLSAYFQNARRHEEAVTAAREGVAIYRELGNELQLAWGLENLAARHANAGQFNEAVLAAAERADIFRRLGKRLDLAHALIFLSAYLQNARRHEEAIAAAREGVGIYREFGSDSQIAWGLENLRNRYAAAPDLRVMRATLYASPVASGADLLNTLIQELRLDTVGGVRVDESGVARVEAYANGHRLAVVRSRGATVEITADATETGLTRQDQVGRGNRFADGSVPTGTGILVEGDGR, translated from the coding sequence ATGACCGAACCGAACGACTCGAACCACACCGACCACACCGACGACATCAACCACGCCGACGAGGGCCTGCGGGACGGCCTGGAGGAGGCCCAGGCGGAGGTCGAGCGGTGCCGGCAGGCCGGGGACCGCCCCGGCCTGGCACGGGCGCTGATCATCCTCTCCTCGCATCTGCAGAGCGCCGGCCGCCACGAGGAGGCCATCGCAGCCGCACGCGAAGGCGTCGGCATCTACCGCGAACTCGGCAACGACCCCGGACTCGCCTGGGGGCTGGAAAACCTGGCCGCCCGCCACGCCAACGCCGGACAGTTCGACGAAGCCGTGCAGGTGGCCACCGAGGCCGTGACGATCCGGCGGCGCCTGGGCGACCGCGCGGCACTCGCCCACGCCCTCATCTTCCTCTCCGCCTACTTCCAGAACGCCCGCCGCCACGAAGAGGCCGTCACCGCGGCACGCGAGGGCGTCGCCATCTACCGCGAACTCGGCAACGAACTCCAACTCGCCTGGGGGCTGGAGAACCTCGCCGCCCGCCACGCCAACGCCGGACAGTTCAACGAAGCCGTACTGGCGGCGGCCGAACGCGCCGACATCTTCCGCAGGCTCGGCAAACGCCTCGACCTCGCCCACGCCCTCATCTTCCTCTCCGCCTACCTCCAGAACGCCCGCCGCCACGAAGAGGCCATCGCAGCCGCACGCGAAGGCGTGGGCATCTACCGCGAATTCGGCAGTGACAGCCAGATCGCCTGGGGGCTGGAGAACCTGCGCAACCGTTACGCGGCCGCCCCCGACCTGCGCGTCATGCGCGCGACGCTCTACGCCTCCCCCGTTGCCTCCGGCGCCGATCTGCTGAACACCCTGATCCAGGAACTGCGGCTGGACACGGTCGGCGGCGTCCGGGTCGACGAGAGCGGGGTCGCGCGGGTGGAGGCGTACGCCAACGGGCACCGGCTCGCGGTGGTGCGCTCGCGCGGGGCCACCGTGGAGATCACGGCCGATGCCACGGAGACCGGCCTGACCCGGCAGGACCAGGTCGGCCGCGGCAACCGGTTCGCCGACGGCAGCGTGCCCACCGGAACGGGAATCCTCGTCGAAGGGGACGGACGATGA
- a CDS encoding M14 family metallopeptidase, with translation MTYLNVAEVDAAVRNLATTYPDICEHLTLPKPSVEGRVCRALRLGPRADGTLPTLVLTGGVHAREWGSCEILINLAADLLRARTLGSGLRYGNRTFSALDLRTIMRRINILIVPLVNPDGRHYSQMTDALWRRNRNPARSEGRPECVGVDINRNYDFLFDFGTAFSPKSSIRSHVSADPCDPLQQYQGPAPFSEPETENVRWALDLHRRTRWFVDVHSYSELILHSWGDDDSQSHDPEMNFRNSAHHGMRGIPGDQVYREFIPAGDLDVSLRLAGLMRDALAGVRGKTYTTESAFTLYPTAGSGDDYAYSRRFTDPSKPRTHSFVIEWGKDFQPPWEEMELIVGDVTSALLAVSLEAARDAPWQLATQTRNPDQMDVFAIDSDGRAQSAWWHGEWHDWFQVGTRTFPPNTPVSTQTRNDDQMDVFAVGGDGGVYSAWWHGQWHEWFRVGTRGFPRCTPVSTLTRDPDYMDLFAVGEDGGVYNAWWHGEWHDWARMGPMVLPPQTPIASLARNSDYMDIFAVGTDGGVWSNWWHGEWHDWFQIGTRSTFTPLTPIAVQSRNDDQMDLFATDRNGAVMSAWWHGEWHDWFRIGSIDLPPNAPIATLTRDPDYMDIFAVGKDGRVWSNWWHGEWHDWFPIGTRTFPPGAPIAVQSRNDDQMDLFVVGGDGKVYSSWWNGEWHEWFQVGSRVIG, from the coding sequence ATGACGTATCTGAACGTCGCCGAGGTCGACGCCGCCGTGCGCAACCTCGCCACCACCTATCCGGACATCTGCGAGCACCTCACCCTCCCGAAGCCCTCCGTGGAGGGCCGGGTCTGCCGCGCCCTGCGGCTGGGCCCCCGCGCGGACGGAACCCTGCCGACCCTGGTGCTGACCGGAGGCGTGCACGCCCGCGAGTGGGGCAGCTGCGAGATCCTGATCAACCTCGCCGCGGACCTGCTGAGGGCCCGTACCCTCGGGTCGGGTCTGCGCTACGGGAACAGGACGTTCTCCGCCCTCGACCTGCGCACCATCATGCGGCGGATCAACATCCTCATCGTCCCGCTGGTCAACCCGGACGGACGCCACTACAGCCAGATGACCGACGCCCTCTGGCGCAGGAACCGCAACCCCGCCCGCTCCGAGGGCCGGCCGGAGTGCGTGGGTGTCGACATCAACAGGAACTACGACTTCCTGTTCGACTTCGGCACCGCCTTCTCCCCGAAGTCCTCGATCAGGTCGCACGTCTCGGCCGACCCGTGCGACCCCCTCCAGCAGTACCAGGGGCCTGCTCCGTTCTCCGAGCCGGAGACGGAGAACGTGAGGTGGGCGCTCGACCTCCACCGCCGTACCCGCTGGTTCGTGGACGTGCACAGCTACTCGGAGCTCATCCTGCACAGTTGGGGCGACGACGACAGCCAGTCGCACGACCCTGAGATGAACTTCCGCAACTCCGCCCACCACGGGATGCGCGGCATCCCCGGTGACCAGGTGTACCGCGAGTTCATCCCGGCCGGCGATCTCGACGTGTCCCTCCGGCTGGCGGGTCTCATGCGGGATGCCCTGGCCGGCGTACGGGGCAAGACCTACACGACCGAGTCGGCGTTCACCCTCTATCCCACCGCCGGGAGCGGCGACGACTACGCCTATTCCCGGAGGTTCACCGACCCGTCCAAGCCGAGGACCCATTCCTTCGTCATCGAGTGGGGCAAGGACTTCCAGCCGCCCTGGGAGGAGATGGAGCTCATCGTCGGCGATGTCACCTCGGCCCTGCTGGCGGTGTCCCTGGAGGCCGCGCGCGACGCCCCCTGGCAGCTGGCCACGCAGACCCGCAATCCGGACCAGATGGACGTCTTCGCCATCGACTCCGACGGCCGGGCCCAGAGCGCCTGGTGGCACGGGGAATGGCACGACTGGTTCCAGGTCGGCACCCGGACCTTCCCGCCGAACACCCCGGTTTCCACGCAGACCCGCAACGACGACCAGATGGACGTCTTCGCGGTGGGCGGTGACGGAGGCGTCTACAGCGCCTGGTGGCACGGTCAGTGGCACGAGTGGTTCCGCGTCGGCACACGAGGCTTCCCGCGCTGCACCCCGGTCTCCACGCTCACCCGCGATCCGGACTACATGGACCTGTTCGCGGTCGGCGAGGACGGAGGCGTCTACAACGCCTGGTGGCACGGGGAATGGCACGACTGGGCACGTATGGGTCCGATGGTCCTGCCGCCGCAGACGCCGATCGCCTCACTGGCCCGGAACTCCGACTACATGGACATCTTCGCGGTCGGCACCGACGGCGGGGTGTGGAGCAACTGGTGGCACGGGGAGTGGCACGACTGGTTCCAGATCGGGACCCGCAGTACGTTCACCCCGCTCACGCCCATCGCGGTGCAGTCGCGCAACGACGACCAGATGGACCTGTTCGCCACGGACCGGAACGGTGCGGTGATGAGCGCCTGGTGGCACGGCGAGTGGCACGACTGGTTCCGCATCGGCTCGATCGACCTGCCGCCGAACGCCCCGATCGCCACCCTGACCCGTGATCCCGACTACATGGACATCTTCGCCGTGGGCAAGGACGGCAGGGTGTGGAGCAACTGGTGGCACGGCGAATGGCACGACTGGTTCCCCATCGGCACCCGCACCTTCCCGCCGGGTGCGCCGATCGCCGTGCAGAGCCGTAACGACGACCAGATGGACCTGTTCGTCGTCGGTGGGGACGGCAAGGTCTACAGCAGCTGGTGGAACGGCGAATGGCACGAGTGGTTCCAGGTCGGCAGCCGCGTCATCGGGTAG